Proteins encoded by one window of Bubalus bubalis isolate 160015118507 breed Murrah chromosome 4, NDDB_SH_1, whole genome shotgun sequence:
- the KDELR3 gene encoding ER lumen protein-retaining receptor 3: MNVFRILGDLSHLLAMILLLGKIWRSKCCAGISGKSQILFALVFTTRYLDLFTNFISIYNTVMKMVFLLCAYVTVYMIYGKFRKTFDSENDTFRLEFLLVPVIGLSFLENYSFTPLEILWTFSIYLESVAILPQLFMISKTGEAETITTHYLFFLGLYRALYLANWIRRYQTENFYDQIAVVSGVVQTIFYCDFFYLYVTKVLKGKKLSLPMPI; the protein is encoded by the exons ATGAACGTGTTTCGGATCCTCGGCGACCTGAGCCATCTCCTGGCCATGATCCTGCTTCTGGGGAAGATTTGGAGGTCCAAGTGCTGCGCGG GCATCTCTGGGAAGAGCCAGATCCTTTTCGCTCTCGTCTTTACCACCAGGTACCTGGACCTGTTCACCAACTTCATCTCCATCTACAACACAGTAATGAAG ATGGTTTTTCTCCTCTGCGCCTATGTCACAGTGTACATGATCTATGGGAAATTTCGGAAAACGTTTGACAGTGAGAATGATACATTCCGCCTGGAGTTTCTTCTGGTCCCTGTCATTGGCCTTTCCTTCCTTGAGAACTACAGTTTCACTCCTCTGGAG ATCCTCTGGACTTTCTCCATCTACCTGGAATCAGTGGCCATCCTGCCCCAGCTCTTCATGATCAGCAAGACTGGAGAGGCCGAGACCATTACTACTCACTATCTGTTCTTTCTTGGCCTATACCGGGCTCTCTACCTGGCTAACTGGATTAGGCGATACCAGACTGAGAATTTCTATGACCAAATTGCAGTGGTGTCTGGAGTAGTACAAACCATCTTCTACTGTGACTTCTTCTACTTGTATGTGACCAAAG TCCTTAAAGGAAAGAAGTTAAGTCTTCCAATGCCAATTTGA
- the DDX17 gene encoding probable ATP-dependent RNA helicase DDX17 isoform X2 produces the protein MRGGGFGDRDRDRDRGGFGARGGGGLPPKKFGNPGERLRKKKWDLSELPKFEKNFYVEHPEVARLTPYEVDELRRKKEITVRGGDVCPKPVFAFHHANFPQYVMDVLMDQHFTEPTPIQCQGFPLALSGRDMVGIAQTGSGKTLAYLLPAIVHINHQPYLERGDGPICLVLAPTRELAQQVQQVADDYGKCSRLKSTCIYGGAPKGPQIRDLERGVEICIATPGRLIDFLESGKTNLRRCTYLVLDEADRMLDMGFEPQIRKIVDQIRPDRQTLMWSATWPKEVRQLAEDFLRDYTQINVGNLELSANHNILQIVDVCMESEKDHKLIQLMEEIMAEKENKTIIFVETKRRCDDLTRRMRRDGWPAMCIHGDKSQPERDWVLNEFRSGKAPILIATDVASRGLDVEDVKFVINYDYPNSSEDYVHRIGRTARSTNKGTAYTFFTPGNLKQARELIKVLEEANQAINPKLMQLVDHRGGGGGGGGRSRYRTTSSANNPNLMYQDECDRRLRGVKDGGRRDSTSYRDRGETDRAGYANGSGYGSPNSAFGAQAGQYTYGQGTYGAAAYGTSGYTAQEYGAGTYGASSTTSTGRSSQSSSQQFSGIGRSGQQPQPLMSQQFAQPPGATNMIGYMGQTAYQYPPPPPPPPPSRK, from the exons ATTTGGAGCAAGAGGTGGTGGTGGCCTTCCCCCAAAGAAATTTGGTAATCCTGGGGAGCGTCTGCGTAAAAAGAAGTGGGATTTGAGTGAGCTCCCCAAGTTTGAGAAGAATTTTTATGTCGAACATCCAGAAGTGGCAAGACTGACTCCA TATGAGGTTGATGAATTACGCCGAAAGAAAGAGATTACAGTGAGAGGGGGAGATGTTTGTCCTAAACCTGTGTTTGCCTTCCATCATGCTAACTTCCCAC AATACGTAATGGATGTGTTGATGGATCAGCACTTTACAGAACCAACTCCAATTCAGTGCCAGGGATTTCCCTTGGCTCTTAGTGGCCGGGATATGGTGGGCATTGCTCAGACTGGCTCTGGGAAGACGTTGGCG TATTTGCTACCTGCAATTGTTCATATTAACCACCAGCCTTACTTGGAAAGAGGAGATGGCCCAATT TGTCTAGTTCTGGCTCCTACCAGAGAGCTTGCCCAGCAAGTACAGCAAGTGGCTGATGACTATGGCAAATGTTCCAGATTGAAGAGCACTTGCATCTATGGAGGTGCTCCTAAAGGTCCCCAGATTCGAGATTTGGAGAGAG GTGTTGAGATCTGTATAGCTACTCCTGGACGCCTGATAGATTTCCTGGAGTCAGGAAAGACAAATCTTCGCCGATGTACTTACCTTGTACTGGATGAAGCTGACAGAATGCTTGATATGGGCTTTGAGCCCCAGATTCGTAAAATTGTTGACCAAATCAGG CCTGATAGGCAGACATTAATGTGGAGTGCCACCTGGCCAAAAGAAGTAAGACAGCTGGCAGAGGATTTCCTTCGTGATTACACCCAGATCAACGTAGGCAATCTGGAGTTGAGTGCCAACCACAACATCCTCCAGATTGTGGACGTCTgcatggaaagtgaaaaagacCACAA gTTAATCCAACTTatggaagaaataatggctgaaaaggaaaataaaaccataatattTGTAGAGACAAAGAGACGCTGTGATGACCTCACTCGAAGGATGCGCAGAGATGG TTGGCCAGCTATGTGTATCCATGGAGACAAGAGTCAACCAGAAAGAGATTGGGTACTTAACG AGTTCCGTTCTGGAAAGGCTCCCATTCTCATTGCCACAGATGTAGCCTCCCGTGGGCTAG ATGTGGAAGATGTCAAGTTTGTGATCAACTATGACTATCCAAACAGCTCAGAGGATTATGTGCACCGTATTGGCCGAACAGCCCGTAGCACCAACAAGGGCACTGCCTACACCTTCTTTACCCCAGGGAACCTAAAGCAGGCCCGAGAGTTGATCAAAGTGCTAGAAGAGGCTAATCAGGCTATCAATCCAAAATTGATGCAGCTGGTGGACCACAGAGGAGGCGGCGGAGGAGGGG GCGGCCGTTCTCGATACCGGACCACTTCTTCAGCCAACAATCCCAATTTGATGTATCAGGATGAGTGTGACCGGAGGCTTCGAGGGGTCAAAGATGGTGGCCGGAGAGACTCGACAAGCTATCGGGATCGTGGTGAAACCGATAGAGCCGGTTATGCTAACGGCAGTGGCTATGGAAGTCCAAATTCTGCCTTTGGAGCACAAGCAGGCCAATACACCTATGGTCAAGGCACCTATGGGGCAGCTGCTTATGGCACCAGTGGTTACACAGCCCAAGAATATGGCGCTGGCACTTACGGGGCCAGTAGCACCACCTCAACTGGGAGAAGTTCACAGAGCTCTAGCCAGCAGTTTAGTGGGATAGGCCGGTCTGGGCAGCAGCCACAGCCACTGATGTCACAGCAGTTTGCACAACCTCCAGGAGCTACTAATATGATAGGTTACATGGGGCAGACTGCCTACCAAtacccccctcctcctcctcctccccctccttcacGTAAATGA
- the DDX17 gene encoding probable ATP-dependent RNA helicase DDX17 isoform X1, with protein MRGGGFGDRDRDRDRGGFGARGGGGLPPKKFGNPGERLRKKKWDLSELPKFEKNFYVEHPEVARLTPYEVDELRRKKEITVRGGDVCPKPVFAFHHANFPQYVMDVLMDQHFTEPTPIQCQGFPLALSGRDMVGIAQTGSGKTLAYLLPAIVHINHQPYLERGDGPICLVLAPTRELAQQVQQVADDYGKCSRLKSTCIYGGAPKGPQIRDLERGVEICIATPGRLIDFLESGKTNLRRCTYLVLDEADRMLDMGFEPQIRKIVDQIRPDRQTLMWSATWPKEVRQLAEDFLRDYTQINVGNLELSANHNILQIVDVCMESEKDHKLIQLMEEIMAEKENKTIIFVETKRRCDDLTRRMRRDGWPAMCIHGDKSQPERDWVLNEFRSGKAPILIATDVASRGLDVEDVKFVINYDYPNSSEDYVHRIGRTARSTNKGTAYTFFTPGNLKQARELIKVLEEANQAINPKLMQLVDHRGGGGGGGKGGRSRYRTTSSANNPNLMYQDECDRRLRGVKDGGRRDSTSYRDRGETDRAGYANGSGYGSPNSAFGAQAGQYTYGQGTYGAAAYGTSGYTAQEYGAGTYGASSTTSTGRSSQSSSQQFSGIGRSGQQPQPLMSQQFAQPPGATNMIGYMGQTAYQYPPPPPPPPPSRK; from the exons ATTTGGAGCAAGAGGTGGTGGTGGCCTTCCCCCAAAGAAATTTGGTAATCCTGGGGAGCGTCTGCGTAAAAAGAAGTGGGATTTGAGTGAGCTCCCCAAGTTTGAGAAGAATTTTTATGTCGAACATCCAGAAGTGGCAAGACTGACTCCA TATGAGGTTGATGAATTACGCCGAAAGAAAGAGATTACAGTGAGAGGGGGAGATGTTTGTCCTAAACCTGTGTTTGCCTTCCATCATGCTAACTTCCCAC AATACGTAATGGATGTGTTGATGGATCAGCACTTTACAGAACCAACTCCAATTCAGTGCCAGGGATTTCCCTTGGCTCTTAGTGGCCGGGATATGGTGGGCATTGCTCAGACTGGCTCTGGGAAGACGTTGGCG TATTTGCTACCTGCAATTGTTCATATTAACCACCAGCCTTACTTGGAAAGAGGAGATGGCCCAATT TGTCTAGTTCTGGCTCCTACCAGAGAGCTTGCCCAGCAAGTACAGCAAGTGGCTGATGACTATGGCAAATGTTCCAGATTGAAGAGCACTTGCATCTATGGAGGTGCTCCTAAAGGTCCCCAGATTCGAGATTTGGAGAGAG GTGTTGAGATCTGTATAGCTACTCCTGGACGCCTGATAGATTTCCTGGAGTCAGGAAAGACAAATCTTCGCCGATGTACTTACCTTGTACTGGATGAAGCTGACAGAATGCTTGATATGGGCTTTGAGCCCCAGATTCGTAAAATTGTTGACCAAATCAGG CCTGATAGGCAGACATTAATGTGGAGTGCCACCTGGCCAAAAGAAGTAAGACAGCTGGCAGAGGATTTCCTTCGTGATTACACCCAGATCAACGTAGGCAATCTGGAGTTGAGTGCCAACCACAACATCCTCCAGATTGTGGACGTCTgcatggaaagtgaaaaagacCACAA gTTAATCCAACTTatggaagaaataatggctgaaaaggaaaataaaaccataatattTGTAGAGACAAAGAGACGCTGTGATGACCTCACTCGAAGGATGCGCAGAGATGG TTGGCCAGCTATGTGTATCCATGGAGACAAGAGTCAACCAGAAAGAGATTGGGTACTTAACG AGTTCCGTTCTGGAAAGGCTCCCATTCTCATTGCCACAGATGTAGCCTCCCGTGGGCTAG ATGTGGAAGATGTCAAGTTTGTGATCAACTATGACTATCCAAACAGCTCAGAGGATTATGTGCACCGTATTGGCCGAACAGCCCGTAGCACCAACAAGGGCACTGCCTACACCTTCTTTACCCCAGGGAACCTAAAGCAGGCCCGAGAGTTGATCAAAGTGCTAGAAGAGGCTAATCAGGCTATCAATCCAAAATTGATGCAGCTGGTGGACCACAGAGGAGGCGGCGGAGGAGGGGGTAAGG GCGGCCGTTCTCGATACCGGACCACTTCTTCAGCCAACAATCCCAATTTGATGTATCAGGATGAGTGTGACCGGAGGCTTCGAGGGGTCAAAGATGGTGGCCGGAGAGACTCGACAAGCTATCGGGATCGTGGTGAAACCGATAGAGCCGGTTATGCTAACGGCAGTGGCTATGGAAGTCCAAATTCTGCCTTTGGAGCACAAGCAGGCCAATACACCTATGGTCAAGGCACCTATGGGGCAGCTGCTTATGGCACCAGTGGTTACACAGCCCAAGAATATGGCGCTGGCACTTACGGGGCCAGTAGCACCACCTCAACTGGGAGAAGTTCACAGAGCTCTAGCCAGCAGTTTAGTGGGATAGGCCGGTCTGGGCAGCAGCCACAGCCACTGATGTCACAGCAGTTTGCACAACCTCCAGGAGCTACTAATATGATAGGTTACATGGGGCAGACTGCCTACCAAtacccccctcctcctcctcctccccctccttcacGTAAATGA